Sequence from the Lacerta agilis isolate rLacAgi1 chromosome 6, rLacAgi1.pri, whole genome shotgun sequence genome:
TAAGCTGGGTTCCTATAGTATGAGCTCTCATACTGTATTTTGTACTCAGGTACAGAAGCTGAGTACTTTATTTCTTTCGAAAATTACTGCATCCCACTATTCAGTGGAAAAAGGAGTCCCAGAGTGGCTTGCACATCACATCATTGacacaaaatgaaaatgagaTTTGAGAGGGAGGTGGAAATTACAACAGCAGCAAAGAGCTTGTGTCCATAGCCACCGTCTCttaaaacatggaagcagaagatTAATCCTTTCCCTGTTGCAATTTAAATACACACATCACAATCAACAAGCACAATACAGATGCAGTTATCTGCACCCAAGTACAAAATAAAGTATGAGAAATTGCTCCCCCTTTCAACATGTGTGTTTATTATTTTGACCTTTACTTTCACCATCTATCCActtgatttcagtaggacttacttgcTGAAATACAAAATCTCAAAAATCAAAGCCACAATTCTAAAGATAGGGGTGGTTTAAGATTTAAGCAGTAACTTTTAACGGATTGCCTATAACCTGCCAAGTGGTGAAGATAACGTTACCACTCTTCTGTACCTGAGAATGAACCTAAGACACGGGTAAAATTAACCTCCTCTCTACTTGCAAGGATGAGACAGATGCCCATTgatcaaataaaaatattctgaagggggggggggaattaaggacTGCAGCAAGTTACTCAACTGAGCCAACACATATAATGGATGGCAGGACAGCACTTTAAATGAGGAACAGACTACATGAGCTTGCCCTTGCCAAAGAATCTCATATGTGCTGAACAAAATATTTTCCTCATAAGAAATGTCTTCATGACAAGCCATTGCCTTCTTGAAAGAAGCAGATGATGAGCATGACATTGAAAGGTAGAACAAAAAACAACAGGAGGAAAGGAATGCAATTGTTATTCTGGTTGGATCCTTGTtactggcatccatctgtcttgggggacaatggaagagtgtgcctaaagtcaaaccattggagagatACAGCACCTGCTTGTAGCTGTAGGGGAGAGAGAGGTTTTATTAcaagtggggcagatgaaggtgtatGCTTTTGCTGCTACAGGCCCAGATTTAGTCATACTTAGGGGTAAACTCATTGAAACCAATGACCTAACTTGTacaatttatttcaatgggtttttACTCCAAGTATGACCAAATCTGAAACTATCCAGTTGGTTTCTTCAGCCATGAAAAGCCTACTATGAACatctagaccatagctgtcaacttttccgaataggattcctcgcaagaaaagggtcTATGATCTAGACAGAAATTACTCCTTGCACCAACTGGAAAGGATTCAGAATAGAAGGAAAATGTTATTTACCTGCAGGATGGTGAAATTCTCCAGGACGCTGTTCATCATGTATTTTTCTGGGAGGTGTTTCAGTTTATGGATAAAGTTGATCATATACTCGCACATGGGGGACCGATGGATTCGGTACACACACCGTCCATTCTCCATCCGGGCAAATTCCGTCTGCAGAAAAAGCATCAATAAGGTATAGACCCTAACAAAGAAGCTACTGAAGGTGCAATAATTATTGTGTATAGAATGGCATTCAAGCTGGGAGATGGCACACCCTAATTATCCTTAATTAAGcagcagggggaaaggaagagaggacTATACTGGCATTGTGATAACGAATACATTGCTACTTATTACACATTTACTTTTAGCACttaaaagagtctcaaagcactTTCCCCTTGGGCTGTACATTCTTCCCAATAACTTAACTTCCAGTCCCACGTTAACTGCTATGCTCTTCACCCACTCTGCAACATTCCCTTCCTGCTGGTACCACACCCAAAGGAAGCGCAGGACTCACCTCCACCTTCTCGACTACTTGCTTTCCGAAGGAGCACACTTTAGTGGAGACTGTGATGGTCATGTTTTCTGCACTGCTATACTGACTGCTTACGCCGTAAAAAGCACCAGGACCATCCTGAATGGTGCTGTTCAGATCCGCCTAGAGCAAGGGCAGGAAGGAGGTGTTATAAATCAAATACGGATTGTGGTTTTCTGCTTGGGGTGTGGAGGTCTCTGACCCAAGAGTTCCGGGATGCATTCACTGAGGGGAGCGAAGATGCCAACAGAGAAGTGTATTCATGGTGATATTGCTAATTATTGACATAAGTATTTACAAATAGCAAGCTGCTTTCTAACCCTTATCTCATTCATCCACACTGCCACTCTTTGCTGTTATGCCCATTTTGTAGATGCGAGAATGGAGGTTCATGGTGACTCGCCCAAAGTCCACAGCTGAGCTGGAATTTGAAATGAAGTCTCACAAGCATTCCACGCTGGACCACATTTGCTCACATATTTTTAGCTAAGGGCTGAGAAGACGAACTGAAAGTGCTTAGTGTGGGACTACAACAGCTTTTAAGATTTGGCAGCAGGGGAGAGTGACAGCTTTTAGGCAATATTAAGTCACAGTTCCAAAGGAGGCTCAAACCAGGCTGAATGCCACAGAGTGGCATAAAAAAATTCAGATGGTAGAGCAAAGCCAATGTAAAACACCAGCTGGTCTTGCAGTATGTGCTATGGGAACCTGaatgtgttcagaggagggcaaccaagatgataaaggatctggaaactaagccttatgaggagcgcttgaagaagctgggtatgtttagcctggaaaagaggagactgggaggagatatgatagccatcttcaaatatcttaagggctgtcaaatggaagagaaaacatgcttgttttctcttgctctggtgGGTAGAACTCAaaccagtaagagctgtttggcagtggaacagactcccacaagaggtggtggactctccttccttggatgtttttaagtagaggttgggtggccatctgtctttcttttgctgagattcctgcattgcagttggttgaactagatgacccttgggggttccttccaactctaagagtctatgattttatgaacatTTGTGAGAGAAAAATACCATGGCATTGCTTAGACATTAAAACAGGCTATTGAATGTAGCTCTTTTTCTAAGGGAAGAACACTTTCCCCCCCAGACCCCTtcacaatttcatttcatttcatttttaatattcCTTGGGCTCTTCCACCAACATGCCTGGGTCAAGCCTGATTAGCATATAAAACCAGGCAAAACCACATCAAACATGTGACTGTCCAATGCTGTGTGGAGAGTCTGAGGCCAGAAAGCATTCCCCCTCCCATCCACATTCAGATAGGAGAATAACGTGACCATGATCCTCTGGTCTAATTTCCTTAGCCGCCTTGTCCGATGAAGAAGTGCCCAATATTGGCTTTTTCAGAGGTATTGTTTGGCGTCAGGCTGCATGATTCTTACCCAGAACTTGACCAGGAAAAAGGAGTTCTGGGGCCCCCTCTCATAGAGCTCCTTCAGGCCACCTTTCTTCTCAGGGAACTTGTCGTAGATCTGGCGGAtgtccactgcctccagcagcgGGTCACTGTACGAGGGGTTCGTCTGTCCAATGTGCACAAAGAGGTGCTTGCTATACTGTAGGGTGGGGAACACAAGATGCAAAAAATGTGGAAGCGGAAGGTAGCATTCTCCACTACAAAAATTCAGCCATGACAAAGGGAATTAGATACTCCTGCTgacactgcactgcaaaattcaaaactCAGCTGCCTTATTGCCAGCTACCACCATCCAGACCAGGAGCAGCCAAcgtgatgctctccagatgttgttgagctccaaCTTCCAACAGCTCAGGCCAGCATGGGTAATAACCAGAGTTGATGGAAGTTGCATGGCATTGGCGACTCCAGCCTAGACAAAAGGGCTGTAAAAATACAGCCAACGTGATGTGTGTCTACATTACACAAAACAGCACAGGGAGACCAGAGCTTGAGTCTCTGGCACCATTTATTACATGGGGCTGGTAAGTGAATGCCAGGCTTTATGCAGGTCAGAAAAGAGGGCAGTTTTCTGCAGAGACCCAATGCACTGTAAGAGCTGAAAAACACTGTTGCCACCAGCTCCTGCAGCgccaaacatttcccccctaagAGTTACCGTTTCAGGGTCACGCTGCACTTCCATAAACGCTGAATACTCAAGGAGCCGCAGTTTGGTGGAGGCGATGGTGCGGTCCTGCCAGACTGGCACAGCCGAGGCAGCAGGTGGGAGAGGAGCCAGGGGCTCGTAGCCTGGGGAAAAAGAAAGTGTTGCCACATTTTTGAGCACTGTAGGGGGAGGTTTCAGCTGCAGAGGACAACCTTTTAATGCTCCCCCATCTAGCCTAGTTGCCCATCCTTCCAAGAAGCAAAGGACTATTTCCTTCCTTATTGCCCAGACGGCAGTTACAATGCAACAAGAGTCTCTGAAATTGTAATGATTCAAATTTCATTTTTAAGCATTTCATATTTGTAATAGCTCTGGGATGCCCATGCATTTAGAAGATGGAAGAACTGAAATGGATTAATTTTTCCCTGAACGTTAAGCAAGACTGTTTGTAAACAAAAAAGGTAAAATTCCAGATGAAGCAAAGAGGAATGAAGCAGACTGTACTCCCTAGAtaagatacaatttaaaactTCCAAGTACTACAGCAATCCAGGAAGCTACCCTTCTACTACCATGGAGGTGTctttagagcagagctttccaaacttttcatgttggtgacacagtttttagacatgcatcatttcacgaaaCAGTGATTTGGTTTTACTAACAAACCGGAAGTTATaccaacccctttccagccctaggAGGAGCGCGGGGACCATTCGcgcaacacacccacacactgcaGTGGACACAGTAACGTGTCGTGACACAGAGTTTagaaagctctgctttagagCATCAAGAAGATCACTGGACAGGACAGATGGGCTTCCTGATTCACTGCATCATTTCCTGCTACAAAAATTGTCTTCCATCTACACAATCCATCTCACAGATGACATTCTGTGGGTAATATGAAGGGATCAAAGGGCAGCATAGAGACTAGTTAAAATATAAAAGGCTTTGCTCAAATAATTAAATGAAAAATATCATTTATtgagtcaattttttaaaaaaacctggaagCAGCTAAGGTGTAAAAAGgggcatttatttatattttattgcagtGCTTTTGTCATATTTTCTTGCAAGCAAAATGTGACCATGGTTGGGAAGACAAGGCGGTCCATGATAACTCTGCTTTCATCTCCATCATACAGAAACATCCTAGGCAAACATGAAGGTAGAATCCCTCTCACTCAAAGCAGGCGAGATGATGGAAAACCCATGAGCAGATCCTcgtcttttctttttgaaaagctTAGCAAGTGCCACAGAAGGGGGCTGAATTAGGCCAGCAACAGTAAGGCCTCTTCACTGCACTGTTTCCCCACAATCTAAATTGCACCCCGAAAGCTCTACGTGGGTGGGGAGAACATACAGGTACCATCACCGCTAATGGCAGGATGGTAAGAATCAACCCTTTGGAACAGACAATAAGGCATTCAGTTTCTATGAATGAAATCAAAGAGATCCACCATCATGGCTGAGCCAAGAAAAAAGTTCAAGCTCTCAGTGAGGTCCTGAGGAAACAGCTAGAACTGTGTGTATGAATAAACAGGATTGGCTGCTGGTAGTGACAGGGGAGCCAAGAAAATGTTGTGAGGCAGAGCATCAGTTAGTTGGAGAAACAAAATCACTTACTGGCTAGTGATGGAGGCATGGGTGGCTGGATGGGGTAGGCTGGTTGTGCAAAAGGTTTAATGCTGAAAAACAAAATAGTGTTAAGTATGTTAGTCAGAATGTCAAATTGTTAATGTTCCTGTTATCTGCGTACACCCTAAGTTACTCCAAGGGCAGATGTCTTGCAGAAATCATCAAGGTAACTATGGTGgcctctcatatatatatatacagccaTCAGCCATGACAGGGCTCCCCCTCATTTGCCTTCCCCAATATTTCAGAAAAAGAGCAGTCTATCTGCAGGCCTAATGTAACCAACCCTTAGGAACCTGACCAACAAACATTCcactatattatttatttttattttaaaataaaaatattttatttataattatttcataaaatttatacacaactagattttgtaagctgctttgaggtttcCTATGAAGAATAACAAATATATTTAGGAGTTTCTGGATACCCAAAGTAAATAATTACTTTAAGAGGGTTTATGGGACTGCAGTTTCTAGTGCATTTTATTATGGCTACGTGAGCAGTGAAGCATCCCCACCGGAGATGCTGACTTAGCAAAATAAAGGAAGGGCAATTTGTGTACAtgtttcgcatgcagaaggtaccaggttcaatccctcaaATCTCAAGATACCAGCTGGGAGAATCCTTCAAACCCTGACAATATACAGTTGagtaaatgtttatttgaaacacCAACATGCCACCACCCCCATGATGAATATTGCGTGTAATGTCAAAAATCTACCACATCAGAtaaataagtattttttaaaaaaaataaaaattattaaagattttcttgatttacaaaggtatgtgtaatgtctctctcttatttttcccatgtaacatttttacaaatcaatttcatttgttgagacattaggaagaaaagggggaaagaggtgggtgggatgagggaatgggtggggtggggtgacgatgatTCTATTTGTAGGGtacatgtagggtttggtgtcagcgttgtttgtgcaggttctttgttgtttgcttgtgctcctttggtggtaaGAGAGGTTAGTGTTGGTGTAAGGTGATTGtacatttgtggttggctgtggtggtctttggtttcctgtgtgagtggggtggatgagtgtttttgatcaggttagccatattgatttctaTGTTGTCAGTAGAtgtttgtcattgtcttgttgggctgtgtgtgtgatgaaggggagccataccagggtgaaggcgttttcttctatttgtccctgtgtcagtttcagcttattggttagtttttctagtagggctgtttcccatactacttggtaccattggtccatgcttactcctgacaagtctcttcagtgtctggttatgatgtttctagctgctgagagtagatgggttataagttctttgtggtgtaagtgggcattgttgatGCGTGGGCAGGCGCTTTCAGCCCTGGCTTATTGCGGATCACTGGGGGAGCGTTTCACGGTTCCCCCAATTGATTCACTGGGTGCCCACAGTTCAGCACTCGTAGTGGCGTTAGCGGCGGCGATCCTGGTGGTCCGGGAGCCTGCCAGGCAGCGCAGTTAATGCTGGCTGCCTTCAGGAGCTCTGTGGCACTGTGGCGGTCGCCATATTGCTTCACCGGAAGTCCAGATAAATAAATCTTGATCTGAACTCTCCGATTTCCCCCCCAGTGTGGCCCTATATGGAGGAGCTTTCAAATAAATGATTTCCCTACATGAGACTTGAATTGGAGCAATCCCCACATGCAATTATGCATACCTGATTCGACCCTATGGAAGAATATGAACATAGCAGTTTAGAAATGGAGGCATAAGTGATCAagttgtttgagagagagagagaaggagagatttTCCACAATGTGGCATCGATTTCTGTGGAACAATTCAGAAATGCTATGCAAGTACCCTCCCCTAACTGCTAAGCCTTGTAATTCTCCACCAAACTAACAATTGCTTTTCACTTACTCCTGAGAAGGTCCAGACTGTCCTGGGATAGGCCCACTCCAAAACTgaggaaataaaaaaaggaacACAGAAAACATTGTTATGCATATTCCTACCATCTGACTTCACAGCTACTGTTGTTCAGGCTCATCAAAGTTGTTTAAGGGGTTTTATTGTTACAGAATGGCAACGGCGAGTCAGTTTTTTTAGAATAGGGTGGAAATACCACGACACAGCTGGGAGTTTCACACCAAGTCAGTACATGTCCTCCATTCTCCTGTGAGCCACTAAGGGGAAAGGATGGGTCATCCTTTATTTGCTAATATTTGCTAATATTTGGTGGTGGTGCTGATGGCATGTGGAGATAGGAAGAATTAGGGCAGGAATGCAGAACCTATGgtttttccagatgttgttggattacaactcccatcttctttgaccattggccatgctagccgAGTCTCAAAGGAGTTTAACAACAACCGGAGAACCACTCCCATAAGTGACAGTGAAAGGAGCAGGTGTTGGAGGAAGAGCATGagttaggttttctttctttctctttttaagtaAACTGGGCAAAAATGGAGACAGGGTGTGGAATACGTAAATTACGCTTACAATGTTTGATCCAAACTAAGCCTATTGGGTCAGGAACACAACAAcagataagtaaataaataaatatactctcTGGAACCATCTCTGCGTTAGTCACCCAGCCCTATAAGAGAAGCTGCTGTCTTGCAGAAGCATCGACTCCATGCCGTCCTTCTGGGCCTGACCTTGCTAACCAGGCAGGAAAAGTGTTGGAACATCCCTTACCCTGGGAGCAGCGGAGAAGACAGCCTGAGGGAGTGGAGGAGGGGGGCTGAGCTTGTTCTGCAGGACACTGGCAGATACGATCTGTGCTGACGACATGGAAGCCATACTCTGCAGAGCCTTGTCCTTTGAGACCTGATCCTTGAAAACAGGACagaagaggagaagcagaagggaGAGTTACTAACACTGGCCTTGATGGCCCACTAAAGACAAGTTAATGAGGGACAGTGAGCCACTTTACACATGTGTTAGCTGCATTCAGACTTATCAAAACATACTAGCGGTGAACCATTCAAGCAAGCTGTTTTatgccccttcccctccccccccagctcatTTTTCCAGGGATCTTACTAGTCAtagatttaaaaaatcctttaGAGCAGTGCAACAAGTCTGTAGATCAAAGGAGGAGAACACAAGCACACATTTAAGGTGCTGATGTTTAACCAGTTTTGTGTCCAAAGTCTCCAAAAGATGCTCATCTCAGCTATTAATTTTGCACTTCCAGCACCCCTGCACCTCATCTGCACTCTCCAATACTTTTCCTGGGCGATACCCTATCCATGgggatttattaatttaaaagctGTATGGCCCCTCCTTCACCAGTATAGATACCAAGGCAGCACACAGCATACAACAAAATTAAACACTCAGCATAAGGATAAAGACAATCACCAAGTAGAGAACACTTAATGGGGCAGAAACAAGACTGAAGTGCACTTACCAAGTTCATAGCCTGTgtgaagaggagggaggaaagaaaagaaatatggtTAGTGCCTCTGCTGTCATAATgggcattgcgggggggggggggggagtttgcataATCCATAACAGGTATCAATAATGGGACTTCAAAGCAAAATAGGATGTCAGACTTCATTTTGTAAACAAACTACTGGTACATCTGTCCCAGGCTGCTTTCTAATGCAGCCTGTTTTACTGAATCCACATGATGATCTGGGGCACGTGGCACAATGGGAATGAGGAAGAAAGGAATGGATGGTATGAGGCTTATCTCAATAGGTAACTTCTTCAACTTTACAAATCAAGGAAGATGTGCAGGAAGTGAGAACAGACCGCCCTGTTCTGTGGTTCTCCAAATCTGATGCAGGTCTGGGCACTGACGGCAACATTCTTTTATAGATTGCAGAGTTACTAGTGCAAACAATGCACTAGATCTGGTCACTGCACTCTCCTGCCTGCAGACCTATACAAAATAAACAGTGTGTTGCTGTATATGGACAAGCTTAGGCTTCTTTAGTTGCATGCACATAACTCTCAGAGTAGTGCAAGAGGAGTAAAAAGTACCTAGGTGGTTAAATGATTCTTCAGTATATGTGAGGGGCTAATTTGCACAGTCCTAAGCCTGGATGTAGATAAATGGACCAACAGATCTTTTCCAGTTTTCTCAGTTTACCTTTGGCTCTCCCGTTAAAGACTCAAGGTGCTAAACTGGACCTGCATACTACCCATTTGCCCAGTCTTCTGGCATTGCAGAAGGTCGGAGGCAGAGTGGTTCAGCGATACAGGACAAAACTTATGGGCTTAAAAGGTCCTCTCAAATAGATCTGCAACAACAGTACTGCAAGGACAAAGTTGGGAAACCTATTTTCTGAGCACTCCCTTGCCCTAGTCAGATACTAGTGGCAATACCACTGATGACTGCTTGCATTTCTGTTCAGATATGCCTTAAATTAAAAGGTTTTATGTGCTTCTAGGTTTGTGCCTGTCAGCTGTAGGCTTAGGGGGCAAGATACATTCGCTCCTCCCCTTCTTAACAAATGAGACCATAACaatataatcatttttaaaaactcaacaaCACTGCCATGGGCATTCTTTGAATATTTGACAAAATCTTGCCATAATCTAACAAGCATCAGTTGACTAGCATGCCAGCCCTAACTCTCAGGCAATGTATTGTCTGTCTTTTGTGGAAGACATGCTATTGACTAGAATTAAGATATATGTAAAAGTGTTCTAGTTACATCTGGTCATCATATAATGTGTGCTACTGACTACAAGGACAGATCCTTATAAAAGGATATTTTCCTCCATTCCATGCTGTTCTTCAACTGTGAGAGTTTTTTATTAAGCTGAACTGAATTTTGGGTGTGGGCCACTATGTGCACACAATTTAATCTTCTTATAAACCAGCCAATTATTTTCTTAGTTTGGGGTAGAGGACTGAGGGCGCGGTGGGAGGGACGACACACTATTTATGAGTTTTCCCAACCTGATAATGGCAGCTCCTGCTTTGTGGACTCTAGAAAAGGAAGGGAGAGTATTTTGGACTAAATAAATTTGAACAGCTGAAAAGACTGGAATTTCTAGGTACTTTCCGATGCATAGGCCAAACCACAAGAATAGACAAGAGAACCAGAATCAGTTCAAAATACCCTTCAACCACTAACCCTTCATTAagaccccctcccccctcaaaaacccAAATCACAATACACGGAACACACAGAGGAAAGGGTAATAGGAAAGGTTAGCCAATCTCCAGTTacagaagaaagaaggaaagaaaagccaACCACAGAAAGAAAGGCAATCACAGGATAAAAGCTCTCCAGTTTTATCCCTGCTCAACTTCCTTGGCTCCTGGTCCCATGTTCTTGCTCCAAGTATCCTGAATCAGCAAGAGCAGGCCTATGAAGGAAGACACTCATCTCTGGTTCTGTGCATCTCCATCCTAATTGCCTTGTACCATTGCACTGGCCAACTTAGCCAAATATCCTTCCCAGGTAATGAAGATTGTTGGCCATATAGACTGGAAGTATGACAGAGACACTGATTGCACAATTTCGTATGCCTGCTATATGAGCCTCAACTGCATAAAGCCATCAGAATTTGTACATACAAATTGtttgaaaaacaatttttaaaaacctgctctAGAGCTCCAACGCTACCTAGAAAATCTTAATGCTACAAAGTGGTAGACAGTGAAGTAGCACAGCAGAAGGAAATGGCTTCTTCTGTTGAATGGAAACAGAAGGAGAAGGGTGTTCCGTCCTATGCCTCTACTGGGAGGTACCCTTCCACTCAGTTGTTGCTCAGCAGAAGTGGCTGCTTAATACCACGACTGCACATTTCATGAGCCACCATGGATCCTACCCGGCTTCTCTGATTTAGGCAAGGTTCCAGTTCCTATAACAACAATGGAGCACTTACATGGATATACCAAGATGGCAGGTGGACTGTGGAGAACTCTAGAAGTTTTCCTTGCTATGTCACCACCTGAAGGCTCCAATTGTGACTGGAAATGCACTCTCCAAGCTAACCAGGGAAAGCACTGGGCTGTTTAGAGGTGGCTTGTCCTTGCCAGATCCTGTcatgcagaagtgctctatcgctTTTTCCTTCTGATTCTCTCTCTCACCTCAGCGGCATTCTGAAAATTATCAGGTCCCAGGAACAAAGGGAGGGGAGCAAAGACAcaacaaggggggaaaaaagagtgGCAACCACAGAGCGCAGCATGTTAGTTGCCAGCATGGCCATGGCTCAAAAGGTGGGAAAGCCGGGGAAGCGCGTACCTTCAGCTTCGACTGAATCTCACGAGATTTCCGTCTGGCTAGAACCTGCAAGTGGCTAGAGACCTGCAGAGAGAAAAgcagaaggagaggggggaaaaacagcaGAG
This genomic interval carries:
- the TEAD3 gene encoding transcriptional enhancer factor TEF-5 isoform X8, with product MDKSLDNDAEGVWSPDIEQSFQEALAIYPPCGRRKIILSDEGKMYGRNELIARYIKLRTGKTRTRKQVSSHIQVLARKKVREYQVGIKAMNLDQVSKDKALQSMASMSSAQIVSASVLQNKLSPPPPLPQAVFSAAPRFWSGPIPGQSGPSQDIKPFAQPAYPIQPPMPPSLASYEPLAPLPPAASAVPVWQDRTIASTKLRLLEYSAFMEVQRDPETYSKHLFVHIGQTNPSYSDPLLEAVDIRQIYDKFPEKKGGLKELYERGPQNSFFLVKFWADLNSTIQDGPGAFYGVSSQYSSAENMTITVSTKVCSFGKQVVEKVETEFARMENGRCVYRIHRSPMCEYMINFIHKLKHLPEKYMMNSVLENFTILQVVTNRDTQETLLCIAFVFEVSTSEHGAQHHVYKLVKD
- the TEAD3 gene encoding transcriptional enhancer factor TEF-5 isoform X9, which codes for MDKSLDNDAEGVWSPDIEQSFQEALAIYPPCGRRKIILSDEGKMYGRNELIARYIKLRTGKTRTRKQVSSHLQVLARRKSREIQSKLKAMNLVSKDKALQSMASMSSAQIVSASVLQNKLSPPPPLPQAVFSAAPRFWSGPIPGQSGPSQDIKPFAQPAYPIQPPMPPSLASYEPLAPLPPAASAVPVWQDRTIASTKLRLLEYSAFMEVQRDPETYSKHLFVHIGQTNPSYSDPLLEAVDIRQIYDKFPEKKGGLKELYERGPQNSFFLVKFWADLNSTIQDGPGAFYGVSSQYSSAENMTITVSTKVCSFGKQVVEKVETEFARMENGRCVYRIHRSPMCEYMINFIHKLKHLPEKYMMNSVLENFTILQVVTNRDTQETLLCIAFVFEVSTSEHGAQHHVYKLVKD
- the TEAD3 gene encoding transcriptional enhancer factor TEF-5 isoform X10, which gives rise to MDKSLDNDAEGVWSPDIEQSFQEALAIYPPCGRRKIILSDEGKMYGRNELIARYIKLRTGKTRTRKQVSSHIQVLARKKVREYQVGIKAMNLVSKDKALQSMASMSSAQIVSASVLQNKLSPPPPLPQAVFSAAPRFWSGPIPGQSGPSQDIKPFAQPAYPIQPPMPPSLASYEPLAPLPPAASAVPVWQDRTIASTKLRLLEYSAFMEVQRDPETYSKHLFVHIGQTNPSYSDPLLEAVDIRQIYDKFPEKKGGLKELYERGPQNSFFLVKFWADLNSTIQDGPGAFYGVSSQYSSAENMTITVSTKVCSFGKQVVEKVETEFARMENGRCVYRIHRSPMCEYMINFIHKLKHLPEKYMMNSVLENFTILQVVTNRDTQETLLCIAFVFEVSTSEHGAQHHVYKLVKD